The Nitrospira tepida genome includes a window with the following:
- a CDS encoding formylglycine-generating enzyme family protein → MDNNKVLIGSIIFVFGSFFLMIVGLMSQSYDNKKAREEALAQLKRTETQAVPAVSEQDYSMYKTFVGEDGHEMVQIPEGPFRMGSTEGDPDEAPEHQVYLSTYYIDKKEITQGEYEQYVKMTKRGKPFIPVFEDDITKITKPELPAIGMSWADATAYCKWAGKRLPTEAEWEKAARGEGRRRYPWGDDFGSHRANLDGAEDGFKYLAPPGSFEAGRSPYGLYDMTGNVAEWVADTYDEHYYAKSPFRDPQGPTEGEHKVIRGGSWRETAHGARVAKRFQAKMWRTDSSIGFRCARDGEKSAAGSQKSQG, encoded by the coding sequence ATGGATAATAACAAGGTCCTGATCGGATCGATCATCTTCGTCTTCGGATCGTTCTTTCTGATGATCGTCGGACTGATGAGCCAGTCGTATGACAATAAGAAAGCGCGTGAGGAGGCGCTGGCCCAGCTTAAAAGAACGGAAACGCAAGCGGTGCCGGCCGTGTCCGAGCAGGACTATTCGATGTACAAGACGTTCGTAGGCGAGGACGGGCACGAAATGGTGCAGATCCCTGAAGGACCGTTCCGCATGGGCAGCACGGAAGGCGACCCAGACGAGGCGCCAGAGCATCAGGTCTATCTGAGCACCTATTACATCGACAAAAAAGAGATCACCCAAGGGGAGTACGAGCAATACGTCAAAATGACCAAGCGCGGAAAACCGTTCATTCCGGTGTTCGAGGACGATATTACGAAGATCACCAAACCGGAACTGCCGGCCATCGGGATGTCCTGGGCGGACGCGACTGCCTACTGTAAATGGGCGGGAAAGCGCCTTCCGACTGAGGCAGAGTGGGAGAAGGCCGCTCGCGGCGAAGGGCGTCGCCGCTATCCCTGGGGGGATGATTTCGGGTCCCATCGCGCCAATCTGGACGGCGCCGAAGATGGATTTAAGTATCTCGCGCCGCCTGGTTCATTCGAGGCGGGCCGAAGTCCGTACGGCCTTTACGACATGACCGGCAACGTGGCCGAGTGGGTGGCGGATACATATGATGAGCACTATTATGCGAAGTCGCCCTTTCGAGATCCTCAAGGGCCCACCGAAGGCGAACATAAGGTGATTCGCGGCGGGTCCTGGAGAGAGACCGCGCATGGAGCGCGGGTTGCGAAGCGGTTTCAGGCCAAGATGTGGCGAACGGACAGTTCCATCGGATTCCGATGCGCGCGGGACGGAGAAAAGTCTGCGGCCGGTTCTCAGAAGTCGCAGGGCTGA
- a CDS encoding DUF3047 domain-containing protein — protein sequence MLRKREGFVWLKRLSVLGGALLGLAGTLVCVDESRAAEQLVLEAFQAKEADGFPSLWENESQRSEARARSAYKVHDEQGNGFLAARDADQRIKKKKIDWDPKAYPVLTWRWRLLKAPATADPIATLYVSLDTDFFFIPVFTKYIWSATKAEGLLSEGSMFSGAEIVVQSGAKPIGEWVEETVNVYEDFKRIHEHEPAPKAWGISILSGPGVEIDFGSIVARAR from the coding sequence ATGCTACGCAAGAGGGAAGGATTCGTGTGGCTGAAGCGGCTCTCTGTGCTGGGAGGGGCGCTGCTAGGACTCGCCGGCACGTTGGTCTGCGTCGACGAGAGCCGCGCGGCCGAGCAACTTGTGCTGGAAGCGTTTCAGGCCAAGGAGGCCGACGGCTTCCCCAGTCTCTGGGAGAACGAGAGCCAGCGCAGTGAAGCCCGGGCGAGAAGCGCGTATAAGGTCCATGATGAACAGGGCAACGGATTTCTGGCCGCCCGGGATGCCGATCAGCGCATCAAGAAGAAAAAAATCGACTGGGATCCCAAGGCCTACCCGGTGTTGACCTGGCGCTGGCGTTTGCTGAAGGCTCCGGCGACGGCCGACCCCATCGCCACGCTTTACGTATCGTTGGATACCGATTTCTTTTTCATTCCCGTTTTCACGAAATACATCTGGAGCGCCACCAAGGCGGAGGGGCTTCTGAGCGAAGGGAGCATGTTCAGCGGCGCGGAGATCGTGGTCCAATCGGGAGCAAAGCCCATCGGCGAATGGGTCGAAGAAACCGTGAACGTGTATGAGGACTTTAAGCGGATTCATGAACACGAACCGGCCCCGAAGGCCTGGGGCATTTCGATTTTGAGCGGCCCTGGCGTGGAAATCGATTTCGGCTCGATTGTGGCTAGGGCCCGATAG